CCAGTATTCCACAAAGGGGTGGACCAGAGAGCTGAGGAAAAGGGGAAGGCGAGAGAGCAGGATAATGTAATGACGTAAACTACCCGTGTGCACAGGTTGATGGTTCCACTCCAAGGAAACGCTGCTGGTTTTACAACTGTCGTATGACAACTCCCCCCTTGGATTTTTTGTGCTTCTCCATTAACTCTCCTCGCTGCCAGTTGGAAAAAGTGACCTGGGGCTCTATGCACACAGACATACGTGCCTACATGCGTGGATATATAAGCATCACATTTTAAATAATCCAGTGCTGTTGGTTTTGTCCCGGACAGTCTCTCCCCATCTgtacttctttaaaaaacagggCGGTAGGGAAGAAAAGAGTATGCATGTTCGTGCAGACAGACGATACACTTGCATCTATAAACTCTCTGGGAGTCCGGGCCCCTTCCTTACACATAAACCACCCTCCCTCCTGGGGTGTCTTCTCCTTAATTACGTGCAGGTTAATTTAAGCACTTGGGACGGGCTCACCCTCTCCCCCAAGCCAGCAGCCTCCACAAACATCCTGCAAAGCAACCTGATCGGATGTTCCTCCTCGAGGCAGTTacacagagaggtttttttttttttttttttttcttcccctcttcccaagCGGTTTGGAGCGGGCGAGCGAGAGCGCTTGGGTTTTCCAGCCTGCTCCTCCCACCAGAGACAACCTCCCGCTGCCTCTCGCCCGAGCCGCACAGCGCACACGGCTCCGCCGCGGCGTGCGGGACGCGGGCAGACACCGCGCCGCTCCCGGGAGAAGCCCctcgggccgccgccgccgctcctccctCCATGGGCCGGGGTCGCTAAGgcggcagccccccccgcccccgccccgccgggccatGAGCGGGTTGCGGCGCCTCCGCGGGGGCCGCCGGTGAGCGCGGGGGCCGCGCCGTCCCctccgcgcccccctcccccgcgcATGCCGGTGGGGCGCGTCCcgcggcggggcagccccgcgccccccgcgccgcccctccgcagccgccgccgccagcgctgctgccgccgccgcgccgcgatgccggcggcggggcgcgggcagccCGCCTCCTGGCTCCTGGTGCtgggcgccgccgcccccgccctcTGGCTGCGCTGCGTCCTGGCCGACTTCACGGTGGACAACGAGGTGCACTCCAGCTTCATCCACCGGCGGCTGCGCGGCCCCGAGCGCCGCGAGATGCAGCGGGAGATCCTCTCCATCCTCGGCCTGCCGCACCGCCCGCGGCCCCACCTCCACGGCAAGCACAACTCGGCCCCTATGTTCATGCTGGACCTCTACAATGCCATGTCCGtggaggagggggcggcgggggccgccgctGAGGAGGGCGAGGGCTTCTCCTACCCCTACAAGCCCATCTTCAGCACCCAGGGGCCACCCCTGGCCAGCCTGCAGGACAGCAACTTCCTCACCGAGGCTGACATGGTCATGAGCTTCGTCAACTTGGGTGAGTGCCTGCCCTCGGCGAGGCCCCGGGGCTGGAGCCGGGATGACCGGGCGGGAGAGCCgtgctggaggggggggaggctggagcagggccctggccaccgaggggagggcagggactggTGGCGCAGGTGGCCACCTGGTAGGGAGCTGTTTCTGCAGTGGGTCCGATCATGGGTGGCAGCCCACTTGGGCGAGGAAAGGCAGGTAGCGGCCCTTGGAAAGGCGGCTGCTTTGCGAGGCGGTAATTACACGGCAGCAACGTGGAGAGGGCTCTGACTGTCACACAGCACTTGGACAGCCACAAGCTCTGGCCGCGCTCCACCCTGCAACACCCCGCACACCGACACACCAAGTTCTTTGTCGTCTTCTGCCTTTGATAGTTACTTGCCGCACCTCAGAAATTGGATGTGCAGGTAGGAGCTGAACAGGACGATTAGCAGGTCTGTTCTGCATCCCGCACTGCCACGGAAGACACGAAACCCAGGCAGGACCACGGGTCCCGACACGGCTCCCAGCACCAGGCTGGCACTCTTGCGGGATGCAGAGCCGTCGGGGCTGCCTAGACAGATAATTCCCTGCGGCATCCCAGCGCCGCGCTCCTGCAGCTGAAGGGGCTCGCACATGTTTTCCTAATGGCTCAAGAGGGATTCCACAGTAAATCCTTATTTACTCCTGCAGCTTTTTGCGTTGACCCTGGTTTATGCAGCTAACTGGCCTCTTTTCACAAGCACATGTGGATGGGTTTATGCAAATGATATGAAAGTTGGCATGCTTTGTATGCGGCTCGCTAGGCCTCTCTAATTGGATGCCACAGCCCAATCTGATTTCTATTTGCTTGCTGTAGATTGCACACCCGTGTGGACCGACTTGGACGGATTTGAGTAAAACATTGTTGGGATGAgcattctattttaaatatataattacaGACCCTGGGTCACTCTGTCCATTTTTAGACCTTGTCATGTGCAGCTCCAAAGCCACCACACGTACTGATTGGGGGCCAGCAAGTTCAAGACACGTTCTGAGTAGTATTTCCAAACCAAGATCAACTCAAACTTTGTCCCAAACAAAGGGACACACAAAGAGCAGGAGGAGCCCATCTCTGTCACGTAGCCCGCTAGGGATTACAGACACCCCCATCGCCAGTAAATCCAGTAACGCCTTTATGGATGTCACTGTTCTGGACACTTCCACTGTCTGGAACTTCAGAGGCAACAGAGATTAAATCACCACCTAAATCACCACCTCTCTAATCCCAGTGCTTTAACTAACTGAAAAAGATCAGTAGCTGTAAAGGTTCTGTGACACACGTTAATAATTATTAGACACGGTAGCCATCCTGGGACAATTCTTGCATGGTAGGGAGGCGCGGGACGCTGTGGGAGATCTCCAGTTTGCATGAGCTGCACCTCCTTATTAACTACCATAAGCTTCACAGTGGGAAGCTCGGAATTACATCTGGCCCGGGGGCTGCGCGCTCGGAGCGCGCTGGTGCTTTCCATTTGGTATTACACATGGTTGTCTAATTGCTGCTAGATACTTAAGCCGATCAGCAATGAtacatttaaaatcaaatatttgagCAGCCAGAAGTACCAATGGCGGTCAAATATTTGACTTTAGAGATAAGAGGGATCTCGCTAACATTGTTCTCTGTGGTCCTTGGGTCCTACACCGTGTACAGCCAGAGCGCAGGGAGAGTCCCCAGCAGAAGACAAAGGATGTTGAAATAACAATAGCTAAATTCACACTTCTGTTGCCATTGCGGTAGAGAGGAGAGAAGCTTTATGAAACATGTAAGTACCTAATAGAAGGGAGCTTAGCTCTggggaagcagctctgctcctcccgTGTAGTTATTTACTGCGTAACTTTCATCAGTGAAACTGCAGCGCTCCCGTCCTGTGcttcctctgcagcccatggaagttTTACATAAAAGGAATTAATGTTCAGGTTCACGATTATGTTGAATACAAATGAGTGGGATCGATCCCCAGactgtgaaataaaaattacattttgtctATGTCTGTGTCTAAGTGAGAACTTCTCATAGAGCAGGTTTTACCTGTACCAACTGCACGTAGTCAATAATCGACATCCCGATGCGATGTGATGCCGGTCGTGGATATATTCATTCATTTCGACCTGCTGGCTTTTGTAGTCGGCTTAGAAATCCAAAAGTGTTCTTTCTGCAAAACGCTTTGTTGTCACTTTAATTGCTGTCAGCATGGCCAGTGCCTAAGAGCGCAGGCAAAATCCCATACTTTTAAGAAGGACAGGTGGAATTATTACCAGCAAGCCACATTTTGGAGGTTTATCTGTACTGTTTTGTTCCCTTGTCAACAGTGCATGCCAGGACGAGTTTAAAAAGGACATAGATCTAGAATAGCTTTCTTCATCACTGTGCACACCTTTCATCCCTTTATAGTCGTTGGTTCTTTCATCTTTATAGGACAAAGACAGGCTTGTTTATGGACGTTTTAATGAATTAGACCAGCCACTCGCTCCCGTATGTAGTCAAATACACCACCTGCTTCGATATGTACAGTTTTCTATGACGTTCAGGGAAAATTAGAAGTTCTGTTGTAGAACTGATGTTTTTTTGGGAGACTTTCGACAATGCTCCCTTTTAAAGCAGAGCTGAATTGCTAGATGCAGACTGTAGTAAACTGTGTCCTAGTTTTGTAAGAGCTACTCTGTGAGCATTGCGTTTCACAGGTAGGCTGTTATTACTATACGAGAGCCATCACAATGAGGAAGTGTCACAGCGTAATAAGTTTCATCTTAGGATGCAGGAAGTAAAAGTGAGcaaagaaataatgcttttaaatttcaataaataaaacatgttatTCCAGGCCTCCACACGCCAATCTACGAAAccacttttttggtttttgctttatTCAGATTCTTCGTCTATCTAGTTGTACaactttagaggaaaaaatattaaaaggagaaataaagattTACATTGCAAGATTTACTGGgctacacaggaaaaaaaacccaacaacacccccccccccccattgatTTCTATGGAGATACTGTGTATATTTATTCCAGAGAATTTATACCGGGTATTGGTAGGGAGGAACCAGAATACAGGTGCTCCTTCTCAGGGTTGTGTTGCAGGGAGCTTTGTACTATGCATGTAATGTTACTGTAAAATCTTGACAATTAATTAGATTTAGATTTATAACCAGTTAATTCACAGGCTACATTTTGCCGTAGCTTACACCTGTGCTAAGATGGATGGGGAATGGATTTGTGTCAAGAATGAAGTTACATgtaaatgaaaagagaatttaGCCACAGTGGTCTGACTAAGTTAGCCAGTTAATTACTGGctaattttataaaatttattaCTATAATTTCAGTATTTGGAATTTCATTTAGGATCCTGTCCAAGTACAGTTTACAAACTGATCCATTTTAggaactgaaaaaatgcaaagcattttttgcACAAGCTTAATTTCAAGTTTATAAACAGCAACTAAGGAGTAAACATCCTCTAGATTACTTAGACCCTCTCTACTAAAAATAATTGAGTTGTCCTTATGTGGGTAATCTTGCCTTGGTAAACAGACTTccttagaatatttttttaaaagagtcgGCACAAGTGATAACGCAGTTTGTTAATTTGTCTCGCGGTTGATTATAAAATGCACAACGTTGTTTAATCCTGGcaaaaaataaggggggggggaattagTCATTCTTGGAAGGAGCACATGAAAGTGGCTTTTGTTAATGTAAATCAAGAAGCTGAAGAGCCCCCaagtttccttttatttcataCCATCTGGCTATCCTTTTTGTTGACAAGTGTTTGGCATGGAGAACCATCTCTTTGCCCTTTAATAACAGGCTTTAACACTGTAGGGTATTAGAAAAAGATTCTATAACAGTTAAAAAATTTCCTTCGGGGAATACTTTATAAAGTGAGCACGGGCTGCAGGCATTTGCAGCTGTAACCTGGCTTGTGTTAAAATTTGGAAGGGGCTGCCTTGCATTCCAGCTCACTACAGGCCTTCATTGGTGTACAGCCAAAGGTTAATATAGATGTCACACAGTTTTTCTTTGGAGAGCCTCAGATATAAGAGTACGCGTACAGCTGTGTTTTTAGTAACCCTTTCATAATCACTTCTTTTAAACCTCATTTTCCTGCTTATATAAATCAAAGATTTTCAAGGATATTTGACCTGGATTTGAACTTATTTGATCTTCACATATTTCCCACTTGAAACAAAGCAGATTAAATGTTAGCCCTGGATGCCTGGCCATGATCACATGCTTTGTCCATACATTAGGCCAAGCCCTcggctttttctttccctttttttttttttttttttttttctttccccttcctccacctAGGGCTGTTAGAACCTCTCAAGCCTGAACAGGTACATCCTGGAATTGTTTTGGACAGTATGGATATGTGCAGCGCGCAGTGGTATAAGATCAGTGAAGGTAGAAAGCTTGCAGCAAGCTAAAGGTACGGAGTACACTGACCGCGCAGCAGGTAACCGGCGGCGGTTCTTTGAATGTACAGACCTATTCTAGAGAGGAATGAATTCATTTTCCAATTTTCAGGTGCAAAATGGCAGAACTGAACTATTTACATGCACCATACGGGTGCGGTGGTAGCGGAGAACGGAGCAGCTGAGGACGGATGTCCTCATGCAAGGGAAAAAGGAGGTGGAAATTGTCCCCCTGTGCTTGCGTGCTTCTGCGGCGGATTTATCCCAGAAGCAGGGTCTGTCCCGCGTTCCCACACAGGCTGTCCCGGGGAGGTGAAGCCCTCTCCAGTGACCGGGGtttaaaagccaaaacacaaGGGCTTGTCAAGAGCTTTGAAGGAGACAAGCCCTGATGGCCAGATCTTGTGACGCTTGTAACGGGAGTTGGGCACAAGTGAAGCGTGCAGGACCTGCTCCCACCCGAGTGTGCGCGCGCTCCGTGTGTGCGCGTGTGCGTTTCTGTGCATCCCCCCTGCAGCGCTCCTTTGGCAAAGGAGGTTTAACGGCCCCTGGGCAGGCAGCGTGAAACCAGGCGTTACGTTTTCGCCTGTAAATAAGCTCAAAACACATTTTCGGATGCGGGGGGAGAGACATGTGAAAGAAGGTTACACAAGTGGTtggaaacattaattaaaaaaaaaagattataactATTAAAGCCCAGTCAGAGCTGTTGACAGGCTCCTTTTAAATAGGACACTGCGATGTTTTAGTTTAATACATTCTGGCAGTGTCACCGGGGTTAAGGCTAATACTGGGATGTGTGGATCCTGTCATGTTATTGTCAGGAGGAATGCGGGGATTAGGTTTAAAAGTGGCGGTGGGTGAGTGGTGCAGCTGTGTACACTTATTATAAAAGATTTAAGTCCCACTGGTAAAATCAATATATTAAATTGCAAGAGCCTCTGTTTTTAATTAGTTTAAATCAAATATACTGTTAGTGCCATTATGGCTTCTATCCTTGAACCAAGTGAGGAAATGCTAATATTTATATGGAAACTGTTAATTTGTGGTTAAAATGATAACACATTTAGTTTTACGCCTCTAAATTGTTCTAACTGGATGAATACCAGTGAGAAGTTGCAACGATGGATGAAGCCATCTGAGCAAGAACACAAGTAAGCAAATCTTGATAGCGTGGCAGATAAATATCGAGACTACCTGTTGATACACGGCATTAAGAGACACGATATTTTAAGCCCTTTCCAGTGGTACAGCCCTCCTCTCCGGGGCCCGCATCAAAATACTCATGTGAAGTAACTACACGTATATATAcattgtatatacatacatatacaaataaaatatgctattatatgtatataatacTTCTCTAAAGGGAAGGAGCTTCTAAAGGAAGGACAGAGCTCTCTAAATTAGTTTCAGGATGAAGATTTTCATTCTACACCTGTTTGAAGTAACTGGGACTGCTCACGAGGGCTAATCACATGGATAAATTTCTGCACGTGCATATGTTTGGAAAATGGAAACCCAAGAGAAAATTCTTGGCTAGGTCTTCATTGGTGTAAATTGTCAAATTTCTACTGAAGCTGGCCCTCTGGTCTCATTTATACAACTCTACGTCCAAAGTAATTCCCATAAACTCCCTCTTGATTTACACTAGCACAGTTGAGAACAGAATTGGGCCAAAGAAATGCCCCCGTGTTGAAATAATGAGCAGGCAGTAGTTTCTGCTAGAGCTTCAAACGGTTTTCTCTCCTAATCTTGAAATTGTTTTTGAGGGAGGCTTCCTTTGCTGCAAACAATCAAAACACGAACTAGCTCCTATTAGTCACTGCTTATCATTATTAGCCCAATCCATGTTGTTGAACTACAGCTGAATTCCCATCTTTGCAACAAACAGAA
The genomic region above belongs to Larus michahellis chromosome 12, bLarMic1.1, whole genome shotgun sequence and contains:
- the BMP7 gene encoding bone morphogenetic protein 7, which gives rise to MHVRADRRYTCIYKLSGSPGPFLTHKPPSLLGCLLLNYVQVNLSTWDGLTLSPKPAASTNILQSNLIGCSSSRQLHREVFFFFFFSSPLPKRFGAGERERLGFPACSSHQRQPPAASRPSRTAHTAPPRRAGRGQTPRRSREKPLGPPPPLLPPWAGVAKAAAPPAPAPPGHERVAAPPRGPPVSAGAAPSPPRPPPPRMPVGRVPRRGSPAPPAPPLRSRRRQRCCRRRAAMPAAGRGQPASWLLVLGAAAPALWLRCVLADFTVDNEVHSSFIHRRLRGPERREMQREILSILGLPHRPRPHLHGKHNSAPMFMLDLYNAMSVEEGAAGAAAEEGEGFSYPYKPIFSTQGPPLASLQDSNFLTEADMVMSFVNLVEHDREFHHQRCHYREFRFDLSRIPEGEAVTAAEFRIYKDYIRERFDNETFQISVYQVLQEHPGRDSDLFLLDSRTIWAAEEGWLVFDITATSNHWVVNPQHNLGLQLSVEGIDGQSINPKLAGLIGRHGPQNKQPFTVAFFKATEVHLRSIRSTGGKQRSQNRSKTPKNQEAFRVSNIAENSSSDQRQACKKHELYVSFRDLGWQDWIIAPEGYAAYYCEGECAFPLNSYMNATNHAIVQTLVHFINPETVPKPCCAPTQLNAISVLYFDDSSNVILKKYRNMVVRACGCH